The following proteins are encoded in a genomic region of Colletotrichum higginsianum IMI 349063 chromosome 9, whole genome shotgun sequence:
- a CDS encoding DNA repair helicase rad15 gives MCDLKKTLDAGGHCVLEMPSGTGKTVSLLSLIVAYQQHNPEHRKLIYCSRTMSEIEKALAELKALMKYRAQELGEEEEFRGLGLTSRKNLCLHPSVKQEKSGAIVDARCRSLTAGFVKEKKDRGENVDVCVYHDNLDLLEPHNLIPNGVWTFDGLLKYGEQHKQCPYFTARRMMQFCNVIIYSYHYLLDPKIAERVSRELSKDCIVVFDEAHNIDNVCIESLSTDITEDSLRKATRGAQNLERKIAEMRDTDQEQLQNEYQKLVEGLRGADEARQEDAFMSNPALPDDLLKEAVPGNIRRAEHFVSFLKRFIEYLKTRMKVRHTISETPPSFLAHLREYTFIEKKPLRFCAERLTSLVRTLELTNIEDYQPLQEVATFATLVATYEKGFLLILEPFESETAEVPNPVLHFTCLDAAIAIKPVFDRFSSVIITSGTMSPLEMYPKMLGFSTVVQESYSMTLARRSFLPMIVTRGSDQSSISTSFQVRNEPSVVRNYGTLLTEFAKITPDGMVVFFPSYLYMESIISMWQGMNILEEVWKYKLILVETPDAQETSLALETYRTACCNGRGAVLLCVARGKVSEGIDFDHQYGRTVLCIGVPFQYTESRILKARLEFLRETYRIRENDFLSFDAMRHAAQCLGRVLRGKDDYGIMVLADRRFQKKRAQLPKWINQGLLDADTNVSTDMAVSSARRFLKQMAQPFRAKDQEGVSTWSYEDLMRHKEKMDLERIQELEEAGGGGGDGYGADGGDEYGMDDDLDNDLMEIDDGF, from the exons ATGTGCGACCTTAAAA AAACACTGGACGCAGGCGGGCACTGCGTTCTGGAGATGCCATCAGGAACGGGGAAAACAGTCTCGCTGCTCTCACTCATCGTTGCATACCAACAACACAATCCCGAGCACAGAAAACTGATCTATTGCTCTC GTACCATGTCTGAGATCGAGAAGGCCTTGGCCGAACTGAAGGCCCTCATGAAGTACCGAGCACAAGAGctcggcgaagaggaggagtTCCGCGGCCTGGGACTGACAAGTAGAAAAAACCTGTGTCTACATCCTTCGGTCAAGCAGGAGAAGAGTGGTGCCATCGTCGATGCTCGCTGCCGGAGTCTCACAGCTGGGTTCGTtaaggagaagaaggatcGTGGAGAGAATGTTGACGTCTGTGTCTACCACGAT AACCTGGACCTTCTGGAGCCACACAATCTGATCCCCAACGGTGTCTGGACGTTCGACGGCCTCTTGAAATATGGCGAGCAGCACAAGCAGTGCCCTTACTTCACCGCGAGGCGCATG ATGCAATTCTGTAACGTCATCATCTACTCCTACCACTACCTTCTGGATCCCAAGATCGCCGAAAGGGTGTCTCGGGAACTATCAAAAGACTGCATTGTGGTCTTTGATGAGGCTCACAACATTGACAACGTCTGCATCGAATCACTCAGTACAGACATCACGGAAGACTCCCTGCGAAAAGCCACAAGAGGAGCACAGAATCTGGAACGGAAGATCGCTGAGATGAGGGATACCGACCAAGAGCAGCTGCAGAATGAATACCAAAAGTTGGTTGAGGGCCTCCgtggcgccgatgaggcGCGGCAGGAAGATGCCTTCATGTCGAATCCAG CACTGCCCGACGACTTGCTCAAGGAGGCGGTTCCGGGTAACATCAGGAGGGCCGAACACTTTGTGTCATTCCTGAAGAGATTCATTGAGTATCTCAAG ACCCGCATGAAGGTCAGGCACACGATATCAGAGACGCCCCCATCCTTTCTCGCCCATCTCAGGGAGTATACCTTCATCGAGAAAAAGCCTCTGAGATTCTGTGCCGAGAGGCTCACGTCGCTTGTGCGGACCCTTGAGCTTACCAATATTGAAGATTATCAACCTCTTCAGGAAGTCGCCACCTTTGCGACTCTTGTCGCAACGTACGAGAAGGGTTTTCTGCTCATCCTCGAGCCTTTCGAGTCGGAGACAGCAGAGGTGCCCAACCCGGTGCTGCATTTCACGTGTCTTGATGCCGCCATCGCGATCAAGCCAGTTTTTGACAGATTCAGCTCCGTCATCATCACGTCAGGAACCATGTCTCCGCTTGAAATGTACCCCAAGATGCTGGGGTTCTCGACCGTGGTCCAGGAATCTTACAGCATGACCCTGGCAAGGAGGTCGTTCCTGCCCATGATTGTTACCCGCGGAAGTGACCAGTCTTCCATCTCCACCAGTTTCCAGGTCCGAAACGAACCAAGTGTTGTCCGAAATTACGGCACTCTCCTCACCGAGTTTGCCAAGATCACACCGGACGGCATGGTTGTTTTCTTCCCGTCCTATCTTTATATGGAGTCCATCATCAGCATGTGGCAGGGCATGAACATTCTCGAAGAGGTTTGGAAGTACAAGCTTATCCTCGTCGAGACGCCCGACGCACAGGAGACGTCACTTGCGCTAGAGACTTACCGGACAGCCTGTTGCAatggccgcggcgccgtcctACTTTGTGTCGCCCGAGGCAAGGTCTCGGAAGGCATCGATTTCGACCATCAGTACGGCAGAACTGTCTTGTGCATAGGTGTGCCGTTCCAGTACACCGAATCGCGAATACTCAAAGCGAGGCTCGAGTTCTTGCGCGAGACGTACCGTATTCGCGAGAACGACTTCTTGTCCTTCGATGCCATGCGCCACGCCGCACAGTGTCTGGGTCGCGTTCTAAGAGGCAAGGACGACTACGGTATCATGGTCCTCGCAGACCGCCGATTCCAGAAGAAGCGCGCGCAGCTGCCCAAGTGGATCAACCAAGGCCtactcgacgccgacacgaACGTAAGCACGGACATGGCCGTCAGCAGCGCCCGGCGCTTCCTCAAGCAGATGGCGCAGCCGTTCCGGGCAAAGGATCAGGAGGGCGTGAGCACCTGGAGCTACGAGGACTTGATGAGGCACAAGGAGAAAATGGACTTGGAGCGCAtccaggagctggaggaggccggcggcggcggtggagatGGCTACGGGGCCGACGGTGGAGACGAATACGGCATGGACGACGATCTTGACAACGACTTGATGGAGATTGACGACGGGTTCTGA
- a CDS encoding Epithelial zinc-finger ezf protein-like protein → MDLTPPSLTRSPTSPTHTYCPSERSSLDYPSPELAAQQYKITTLYAAGPLCSAGLAADADISLPPLDPRTTTDWVSSSIMAPSSSSFSIPNVLSEYDQFAEYDSPIPASYGSEAYPPPPSHSSGPAHHPHCLTDSPGRSPGPSSSRSSFSYAQSGHVAGSFGPRIKMENTNDYGSGIDTSHYASPRSMQAPYMTDSGPYGASHQHYLSDTQSPSWSKVEYGAEQYYQNTPAGESAPPSLEARRTEDSKHSRPKRAPRKMTSFADAQYQCQVKGCGKLFSRSYNYKAHLDTHDEKREYPFPCSVTDCNKRFVRKTDLQRHNQSVHMKEKNHRCDYCGRLFARKDTLRRHMEDGCSKRFDVGTCDLRVDGYEGMGAASRSMGAPMHPMGSSSGPLPPITMSMGSGSGLLHPESSTSRGRGVVPGASDGAHGDNWQR, encoded by the exons ATGGACCTTACACCACCATCTCTAACAAGGTCGCCGACATCTCCAACCCACACATATTGCCCATCAGAGCGCTCCTCATTGGACTACCCATCTCCGGAACTAGCAGCTCAACAGTACAAAATCACCACCTTGTACGCCGCCGGCCCGTTGTGTTCTGCAGGCCTAgcagccgacgccgacatTTCTTTGCCGCCTTTGGACCCTCGAACAACCACAGATTGGGTCTCGTCAAGCATCATGGCaccatcttcctcgtccttTTCCATACCGAATGTCCTGTCAGAATATGACCAGTTTGCCGAATACGACTCTCCTATCCCAGCCTCGTACGGGTCTGAAGCgtacccgccgccgccctcccaTTCATCCGGCCCGGCCCACCATCCGCACTGTCTCACAGACTCCCCCGGACGCTCACCTGGACCGTCGTCCTCAAGGAGCTCCTTTTCCTACGCGCAAAGTGGCCATGTGGCGGGTTCGTTTGGCCCAAGGATCAAGATGGAAAACACCAATGACTATGGATCCGGTATCGACACCTCGCACTATGCCTCTCCCCGGTCGATGCAGGCGCCGTACATGACGGATTCGGGCCCGTACGGCGCCTCACATCAACACTACCTGTCGGACACCCAATCTCCGAGTTGGTCCAAGGTCGAATATGGTGCCGAGCAATACTACCAGAACACACCGGCAGGCGAGTCGGCCCCTCCCAGTCTAGAGGCCAGGCGTACGGAAGACTCAAAGCACAGCCGCCCGAAGCGGGCGCCGCGGAAGATGACGTCCTTTGCGGATGCCCAGTACCAGTGTCAAGTCAAGGGATGTGGCAAGCTCTTCAGCCGCAGCTACAACTACAAGGCGCATTTGGATACACACGACGAGAAGAGGGAGTATCCATTCCCATGTTCCGTAACCGACTGTAACAAGCGCTTTGTTCGTAAAACGGACCTCCAAAGACACAACCAGAGCGTCCACATGAAGGAGAAGAATCACAGGTGCGACTACTGCGGACGACTATTTGCACGCAAAGACACACTTCGCAG GCATATGGAAGATGGATGCTCCAAGCGTTTCGACGTTGGCACCTGCGACCTGCGCGTCGATGGATACGAAGGAATGGGCGCGGCCAGCCGTAGCATGGGCGCGCCAATGCATCCGATGGGATCGAGCTCCGGCCCCCTCCCACCAATTACCATGTCGATGGGCAGTGGAAGCGGGTTGTTACATCCCGAATCATCGAccagcagaggcagaggcgTCGTGCCCGGCGCAAGCGATGGCGCGCATGGCGACAACTGGCAACGGTGA
- a CDS encoding DDHD domain-containing protein, whose product MPSPQTHTYGPKCRLAPVPQPLSAGAYDGIPPVAAQFFYSSVIPIDDPLSPGTIAGVSDARTARGQIRPFSLGDSNALEKAWLSLLSDDDIQAHEQLVRDRKLSPAAEKANAAKLVLLVRHLAVKHIQKHGGTIQVSSMAGEASGVLLDTPLAVCCPDLFIDVSTELQNTFCALARKHHPSLGQESVVQEVMMELRRLASSDESRPQSGSISSSRPRADSARSRQMGIIGSFSPRREAASELQRISKEAGHTGSEAKTRARSDSRASEQTSRPSTPGLGSSLRQHPVDDGISGKPFVRAGLRQRPQDSFATSFPPLQGSPTLIDTEERDAQNPSDPPELPRRRENTTQAKLISDESYKREAIDVVVGVSRLHMVSIPALQMKPIYWSPVNDIAVVLRATWFYRDTMLPIPPAVANQLEAGYRELKPHTETWNDELRCAIEVGPLGEEKVSHRLWPEDMETLSDRDKQVVSDTRISTDPFCAASCFRGEAAAEGAVDPNLKAGAASQQHRSYASYHVVYKDASTAFLLKPSLKPSAYYGRRPVAKIMKGMTIGIPVTRGFDRHAWERIHNKKATRDAANQPPFSVNGPPEALGRDVCAACQAQKERGQVTDLVLVVHGIGQKFAERVESFHFTHAINAFRREVNLELTSPAVKGVLREDQNGIMVLPINWRHTLSFEDGGPMTEEDKATHVPDGFSLKDIEPGSIPAVRSMISDVMFDIPFYLSHHKGKMINALVTEANRVYRLWCRNNPGFAERGRTHVIGHSLGSAMAIEILSRQPTRVPRLDLSLRAPQPDFFEFDTCNLFLVGSPAGFFLLLERGMLQPRRGRVKPGADPVDINAPEVTGEASRYGCIAVDNIYNVLAKEDPIAYLLNGTIDPVYATSLRTAHVPSSASSIFQYVGNAVKSLVPGTTPTPAMMAPPAAPKPPFARLPSQLELEVHDFTREEIAERKAYLLNDNGQIDYYLRFGGGPLEIQYLNMLSAHTCYWTSQDFIRMLCMEVGRKPGRANTIPAMRAQKAAKRVALG is encoded by the exons ATGCCTTCACCACAAACCCATACATACGGTCCTAAGTGCCGCCTTGCGCCTGTTCCGCAACCCTTATCCGCAGGCGCCTACGATGGCATTCCTCCCGTTGCCGCACAGTTCTTCTACTCTTCGGTTATACCCATAGATGATCCCCTATCCCCTGGAACCATTGCCGGCGTCTCGGATGCGCGGACCGCACGTGGCCAAATCCGACCGTTTTCGCTAGGCGACAGCAACGCTCTCGAGAAGGCTTGGCTTAGCCTCCTGTCTGACGATGACATTCAAGCCCACGAGCAGTTGGTACGGGACCGTAAACTCAGCCCTGCTGCAGAGAAAGCCAACGCGGCCAAGCTGGTTCTCTTGGTGCGCCATTTAGCGGTAAAACACATCCAAAAACACGGTGGTACTATCCAGGTATCGTCCATGGCAGGAGAAGCCTCAGGCGTGCTCCTGGACACTCCACTTGCCGTATGCTGTCCGGACCTATTCATAGATGTGTCCACCGAGTTGCAGAACACTTTTTGTGCGCTGGCCAGGAAACATCACCCTTCACTAGGTCAGGAAAGTGTCGTGCAGGAAGTGATGATGGAGTTAAGACGTTTAGCCTCCTCGGACGAATCCCGACCCCAGTCAGGTAGCATCTCATCTTCGCGGCCCCGTGCAGACTCTGCCCGGTCACGACAAATGGGAATCATTGGCTCGTTcagtcctcgacgagaagcgGCGAGTGAGTTGCAGAGAATTAGTAAAGAGGCTGGACACACCGGAAGTGAGGCCAAAACAAGGGCGAGATCGGATTCTCGAGCAAGCGAGCAAACCTCACGGCCTTCAACGCCAGGTCTCGGTAGTTCGCTTCGCCAGCATCCGGTAGACGACGGCATTTCTGGGAAGCCATTCGTTCGAGCCGGACTCCGACAAAGGCCGCAAGACAGCTTTGCCacttccttccccccccttcaggGGTCACCAACCCTGATCGACACCGAGGAACGAGACGCGCAAAACCCGAGCGACCCACCAGAGttgccgagaagaagggaaaacACCACACAGGCCAAGCTCATCAGTGACGAGAGTTATAAGAGGGAAGCCATCGACGTGGTCGTTGGCGTCTCCCGACTACACATGGTGTCAATTCCTGCGCTACAAATGAAACCCATATATTGGTCCCCTGTGAATGACATTGCCGTGGTCCTCCGAGCCACCTGGTTTTACAG AGACACAATGCTACCGATACCTCCAGCCGTTGCGAACCAGCTAGAGGCTGGTTATCGAGAGCTCAAGCCACATACCGAGACCTGGAACGATGAGCTGCGCTGCGCCATTGAAGTTGGCCCCCTCGGTGAGGAGAAGGTGTCACATCGGCTGTGGCCGGAAGACATGGAAACCCTTAGCGACAGGGATAAGCAAGTAGTCTCAGACACTCGCATCTCAACAGATCCGTTCTGTGCTGCAAGCTGTTTTCGTGGAGAAGCTGCAGCAGAAGGTGCCGTTGATCCGAATCTGAAGGCTGGAGCAGCTTCCCAGCAGCATCGGAGCTATGCGAGCTACCATGTCGTCTACAAGGACGCCTCCACGGCCTTTCTATTGAAGCCCAGCCTGAAGCCTTCAGCTTATTATGGCAGGCGGCCGGTTGCGAAGATCATGAAAGGAATGACCATTGGCATTCCGGTTACCCGTGGGTTCGACCGGCATGCCTGGGAACGAATCCACAACAAGAAGGCCACTCGAGATGCTGCCAACCAGCCGCCCTTCTCTGTCAACGGCCCACCGGAAGCTCTTGGACGAGATGTTTGCGCGGCCTGCCAGGCGCAAAAAGAGCGTGGCCAGGTCACGGACCTCGTTCTAGTTGTTCATGGCATTGGACAAAAGTTCGCCGAGCGAGTCGAAAGTTTTCACTTTACCCACGCCATCAACGCCTTTCGGCGCGAGGTTAACCTGGAATTGACCAGCCCAGCAGTCAAGGGTGTTCTAAGGGAGGACCAAAACGGGATCATGGTACTCCCGATCAACTGGCGCCACACCCTGTCGTTCGAAGACGGCGGTCCAATGACGGAGGAAGACAAGGCAACACATGTGCCAGACGGCTTCAGTCTTAAGGACATCGAACCCGGCAGTATTCCTGCGGTGAGGAGTATGATATCGGATGTAATGTTTGACATACCGTTCTACTTGTCCCATCACAAGGGAAAGATGATCAATGCCTTGGTCACAGAAGCCAACCGTGTATATCGACTTTGGTGTCGAAATAACCCGGGATTTGCAGAAAGAGGGCGAACCCATGTCATTGGCCACTCTCTTGGCAGCGCTATGGCTATCGAGATCCTCTCACGCCAGCCCACGCGTGTCCCAAGGCTGGATCTATCGCTGAGGGCCCCTCAGCCAGACTTCTTCGAGTTCGACACTTGCAACCTGTTTCTCGTAGGGAGCCCCGCCGGGTTcttcctgctcctcgagAGAGGCATGCTTCAGCCCCGACGTGGTAGGGTGAAACCAGGGGCAGACCCCGTCGATATCAACGCTCCGGAAGTGACGGGCGAGGCCTCTCGGTACGGGTGCATTGCCGTGGACAACATTTACAACGTGTTGGCCAAAGAGGATCCTATCGCGTATCTTCTGAACGGTACAATAGACCCCGTATACGCCACGAGCCTAAGGACAGCACATGTTCCATCAAGCGCCAGCTCCATTTTCCAGTATGTCGGCAACGCAGTGAAAAGCCTCGTGCCGGGGACGACACCCACcccggcgatgatggcccctccggcggcgccaaAGCCACCATTCGCGCGCTTGCCCTCGCAGCTCGAGCTTGAGGTCCACGACTTCACACGGGAGGAGATTGCGGAGAGAAAGGCTTACCTGCTTAACGACAATGGTCAAATCGATTACTACCTCaggttcggcggcggcccttTGGAGATTCAGTATCTCAACATGTTGAGCGCGCACACTTGCTACTGGACGAGCCAGGACTTTATCCGCATGCTGTGCATGGAGGTCGGAAGAAAGCCTGGCAGGGCAAACACCATACCTGCCATGAGGGCTCAGAAGGCGGCTAAGAGAGTTGCGCTGGGGTGA